One Lampris incognitus isolate fLamInc1 unplaced genomic scaffold, fLamInc1.hap2 scaffold_251, whole genome shotgun sequence DNA window includes the following coding sequences:
- the ccdc103 gene encoding coiled-coil domain-containing protein 103 translates to MDAREGELINFSALERELCAAVEADQRYQRENDAKLRAINQKVGSYEEFRDIVLSCHLKPLERKDKEGAARKQPWNPLVSSSKAHNSLLSHSNTQHPVVSLATEYPASHPLASQSFQGSPPSGIEH, encoded by the exons ATGGACGCGAGGGAGGGGGAGCTGATTAACTTCTCGGCGTTGGAGAGAGAGCTGTGTGCTGCGGTGGAGGCTGACCAACGCTATCAGAGAGAGAACGATGCCAAACTACGAGCCATCAACCAGAAAGTTGGTTCCTATGAAGAGTTCAG agaCATAGTTCTTTCCTGCCACCTGAAGCCTCTGGAGAGGAAGGACAAGGAGGGAGCAGCTCGCAAACAGCCCTGGAACCCCCTGGTCTCTTCTAGCAAGGCTCACAACTCACTGCTCTCCCATAGCAACACACAGCATCCAGTCGTCTCCCTGGCAACAGagtatccagccagccatcccctGGCATCACAGAGCTTCCAGGGCTCTCCCCCGAGCGGCATAGAGCATTGA